A stretch of Lathyrus oleraceus cultivar Zhongwan6 chromosome 6, CAAS_Psat_ZW6_1.0, whole genome shotgun sequence DNA encodes these proteins:
- the LOC127092386 gene encoding metal tolerance protein 2: MGFRFTNLNPIYRTCITRLSSSKFLIPAPEPLNFSHSDSSSVSSQNPAFKIPRRWHFGHSHHDQDHHHLPQQLNDGENIFRLGLAADIALATGKAFTGYLSGSTAIIADAAHSVSDVVLSGIALVSFKLAKAPRDKEHPYGHGKFETLGALGISCMLLATGGGIAWHAVDILTGLFSAAPEMVSQAMAHEHVHSHGQGGHHHGIDMDHPILALNMTLVSIGVKEGLYWITKQAGERQGSGLMKANAWHHRADAISSVVALVGVGGSILGVKFLDPLAGLFVSVMILKAGAETGYQSILELVDAAIPAQHLDPIKQTILQVDGVRGCHRLRGRRAGSTLYLDVNIEVDPFSSVSSAHDIGENVRQQTHKSHPTVTEMFIHIDPAMSHASPSTTDQQDSWSGDMNQNSIAPAGDSNIEGIVSDIISANFPQMSVERITRHMFQSKIVLQIEVSMPPDIPIRNAMEMAEKAEREILEATSNIIHVGIQLRLGRPFPHISQS; this comes from the exons ATGGGATTTAGATTCACCAATCTGAATCCCATTTACAGAACATGCATCACACGGCTTTCCTCTTCCAAATTCCTCATTCCGGCGCCGGAGCCTCTTAATTTCTCTCACTCAGATTcttcttccgtttcctcccaaaATCCAGCGTTCAAAATCCCTAGGAGGTGGCATTTCGGTCATTCTCATCATGATCAGGATCATCACCACCTTCCTCAGCAGCTTAACGACGGGGAGAATATTTTCCGCCTTGGTCTTGCCGCTGACATTGCTTTAGCCACCGGAAAAGCGTTTACCGGTTACCTTTCTGGAAGCACCGCAATTATCGCCGATGCTGCTCATTCCGTATCCGACGTG GTTCTCAGTGGCATAGCTTTGGTGTCTTTTAAACTTGCTAAGGCTCCAAGAGATAAAGAACACCCATATG GACATGGTAAGTTTGAGACTCTAGGAGCTCTAGGAATCTCTTGTATGCTTTTGGCCACTGGGGGTGGCATTGCGTGGCACGCTGTAGATATTTTGACG GGATTGTTCTCAGCTGCCCCTGAAATGGTTAGCCAAGCAATGGCACATGAGCATGTGCATAGCCACGGACAAGGCGGGCATCACCATGGAATAGACATGGATCATCCTATACTTGCCTTGAATATGACTCTTGTGTCAATAGGTGTTAAAGAAGG GCTTTACTGGATAACAAAACAAGCTGGTGAAAGGCAAGGCAGTGGATTGATGAAAGCAAATGCATGGCATCATCGTGCAGATGCAATTTCATCAGTAGTTGCTCTTGTTGGAGTTG GAGGTTCTATTCTTGGAGTGAAGTTTTTAGATCCCCTTGCTGGACTTTTTGTCTCGGTCATGATTTTAAAAGCAGGTGCTGAAACTGGTTACCAAAG TATCTTGGAGCTTGTGGATGCTGCAATCCCGGCACAACATTTGGATCCTATTAAACAAACAATATTGCAAGTTGATGGTGTCAGG GGATGCCATCGTTTAAGAGGAAGGAGAGCTGGTTCTACTCTGTATCTCGATGTAAATATTGAG GTTGATCCCTTTTCCAGTGTTAGTTCTGCACATGACATTGGTGAAAATGTCCGTCAGCAAACTCACAAGTCTCACCCTACTGTGACTGAAATGTTTATACACATAG ATCCTGCTATGTCACATGCATCTCCTAGCACAACCGATCAGCAAGATAGTTGGAGTGGAGACATGAACCAGAACAGTATTGCTCCTGCTGGAGACAGTAATATTGAAGGAATAGTTTCTGATATTATCTCAGCTAACTTTCCGCAG ATGTCTGTCGAGCGCATAACACGCCACATGTTTCAAAGCAAGATTGTTCTTCAAATTGAAGTTTCCATGCCTCCTGATATCCCAATTCG AAATGCAATGGAAATGGCAGAGAAAGCCGAAAGAGAGATTCTGGAGGCAACCTCAAATATAATTCATGTTGGTATCCAGCTTCGTTTGGGGCGACCATTTCCACATATCAGTCAGTCATGA